Within Halorussus sp. MSC15.2, the genomic segment GGCCGCCGCCCTGATGGTCGGTCTCTCCGTGGGACACCGGGCGGCGAATCGAGGCTACGACCGAGTCCGGGCGGCGTTTCGGTCCGATAGCCCGCGGCAGTGAGAATCTTTAATCCGGCCCCGCCCCGAACGTCGGGGTATGCGAATCGCACTCCTCGGCGGAACCGGCGATATCGGACAGGCCCTCGCGCTCCGGTGGGCGCGAGACACCGACCACGAGATTCTCGTCGGGTCCCGCGACCCGGAGAAGGCCCGCGGCAAGGCCGACGAGTACGAGACCGAACTCGACAGTATCGGCGTCGAGCGCGACGTCAAGGGGTTCGCCAACGAGATGGCGGCCGACCGCGCGGACGTGGTGGTGCTGGCGGTGCCCGCGTTCCACGTCCGGGACCTCGTGGAGTCGGTCGCCGACCGCATCGAGGACGCCGACGTGCTTGTCTCTCCGGCGGTCGGGATGGACCGCGACGAGGAGGGGTTCCACTACAAGCCCCCGAAGGCGGGGAGCGTCACGGAACTGGTCGCCGACGCCGCGCCCGAGGGCGTCCCGGTGGTCGGGGCCTTCCACAACCTCTCGGCCGACAGACTCGCCAATCTGGACGTGGAACTCGACCTCGATACGCTCGTGGTCGGTGACGACGGCGACGCGGTGGAGACTGTGGTCGAGCTGGCCGACCAGATAGACGGTCTCCGCGCGCTGAAGGCGGGCGGCGTGGCCAACGCCGCGGAGGTCGAGAGCATGACGCCGCTGCTCATCAACCTCGCCGTGGAGAATCAGGGGATGCACGACGTCGGCGTGAAGTTCGAGTAGCGCTCGGCGTCCGACCCGCTTCGCCTCGACATCTCTTTTCCGCAGTTCTCGTTCTCTCGTCCGGGGATAAGCCGAACCTACTCGGAGAGACAGGTCGCCCCACACGAGAAATCAGACCGTTCGATAGCTCTATAATCCGGCTGTTACACCAACACGGTTATATGGGTGGTGTGCATTAGCATACCATGTATGGCGACCGCACCGACCGGCGACGACGACGTTTTCGACGAATTCCTGTCCGAGCGTGGCCACGAAACCGAGACCGTCGGCTGGCAGGAGGACTATAACAAGAAACAGTGCCCGGAGTGCGGCGGACTTCACGATACGTCCGCGAGCGAGTGCTCGGTATGCGGTTGGCGACCGTAGCTTCGGCCGCCCCGTCTCGCTTCCGTCCTGCATCGGTCCCGAACTGTGCAACCTTTTTTTCGACGCACGACGCGTCCGAGACGATTGTCCGCCCGTGGCGACTCGTGGCGCGACGACTGGACACCGACTCAGCCCCGTTCGCCACCGCAGTCCCGACGACTCGGAACACACCTCCGACGACTCGGAACACACCTCGAAACATCGCGACAATATTATTGTTCCTCGCCGATACTCGTCTCCACGGCCTAATGGACAGGTAATCGCGGAATACCGTCGCTCACGACAGTGTCGATAGAAATATAGTGTAAGATTTCCGTAGTGGCACAAGAGAAATGCCTGAGTGTCAGAACTGCGGTTCGTTCGTGACGGACGCCTACGCGCGAGTGTTCACACCTCGCGAAGTAGACGACCCGCGAGTGTGCCCGGAATGCGAAGACAAGATTCGAGACGGGAGCGAAGTGCGCGAGGCGCGGTCGCCGCGGAACACCTCGTAGCGCCGTCGAAAGGCCGCTTTCTCCGTCAGTAACGAATCTGCGCGAAGTCGCGCGACCGCCGACGCTGACCACCAATCCGATTCACATCGTTTTATGAGTGATGGGGCCATGTGATTGGTGTAATGAGCCAAGACACGGAAGAACGTGTTACCCGACTCTTCGGGGGACCGGGGAGCGGCAAGACTACAGAGTTGCTCGACCGAGTCGAGGGACTCCTCGACAAGGAGGGCGTCACGGTCAACGATATTCTGCTAGTCTCGTACACTCGTGCGGCCGCCAACGAGGTCCGCGAGCGTCTCGCCGAGCGACGCGACCTCAACCCCCGCTCGCTGCAGGGGTCGATTTGTACGATGCACGCGAAGGCCTACGAACTGCTCGACCTCTCGCGGAACGACGTCGTCGGCGAGTCCGACAAGAAGGAGTTCTGCGAGGAGTTCGGCATCGAGTTCGAGGACGAGTACAGCGGCGCTGGCCGCCGGACCGCTCGTTCGACCACGCTCGGCAACAAGATAATCGCCACGAGCCAGTGGCTCCAGCGGACCAGTCGCGACGTGGCCGACTGGTACGACGTTCCCTTCCAGTGGAACGACGAAGAGGTCCGCCTACCCCCGGAGATAGACGAGAAGTCCCAAGAGGGCAACAAGTACACGCCGACGTGGCCCAGCGACGACGACCGACTCGACGTGCCCGAGGCCATCCGCGGGTGGCGCAACTACAAGGGCGAGAACGACCTCGTCGGGTTCGCCGACATGCTCGAACGCGTGCGCCAGCGGTCGCTGCT encodes:
- a CDS encoding HVO_0416 family zinc finger protein; protein product: MATAPTGDDDVFDEFLSERGHETETVGWQEDYNKKQCPECGGLHDTSASECSVCGWRP
- the npdG gene encoding NADPH-dependent F420 reductase — encoded protein: MRIALLGGTGDIGQALALRWARDTDHEILVGSRDPEKARGKADEYETELDSIGVERDVKGFANEMAADRADVVVLAVPAFHVRDLVESVADRIEDADVLVSPAVGMDRDEEGFHYKPPKAGSVTELVADAAPEGVPVVGAFHNLSADRLANLDVELDLDTLVVGDDGDAVETVVELADQIDGLRALKAGGVANAAEVESMTPLLINLAVENQGMHDVGVKFE